In a single window of the Numenius arquata chromosome 22, bNumArq3.hap1.1, whole genome shotgun sequence genome:
- the USP2 gene encoding ubiquitin carboxyl-terminal hydrolase 2 isoform X1, translating to MSQLSSTLKRYVDSSRYAETTYSKVPSGYSSYTSYGSTLATSYADSNKIGFKTSYLPSPRYHHAGLSPTSGYDSSRLPLYSDSSIRLSPTYIRTQSRPPGNGLSGGACYTFTGSPSSPPGYLPTAASLSRRKSISHSDLAREFSGLHASDSVYTPIPGPLSTTRSHQELGALQGLYQATVRSDYVRGYLDSYGRKNSHGSLQTGPLSPSQGTLGSALPPSGTRCASQPCESDDGYCDMPTRDPTSSKAVQGLTGLRNLGNTCFMNSILQCLSNTKELRDYCLQNQYLRDLNNNSRMRTALMTEFAKLIQLLWTSSPNDSVSPSEFKTQIQRYAPRFVGYNQQDAQEFLRFLLDGLHSEVNRVLVRPRASTDTLDHLPDDEKSRQMWRRYQEREDSRISDLFVGQLKSSLTCSECGYCSTAFDPFWDLSLPIPKKGYGEVTLMDCLRLFTKEDVLDGDEKPTCCRCKARTRCTKKFSIQKFPKILVLHLKRFSESRIRTSKLTTFVNFQLKDLDLREFASQSCNHAIYNLYAVSNHSGTTMGGHYTAYCKSPVSSEWHSFNDSRVTPMSSSHVRSSDAYLLFYELASPSSRM from the exons ATGTCCCAGCTCTCTTCCACCCTGAAGCGGTATGTCGACTCGTCCCGCTATGCTGAGACCACCTACAGCAAGGTGCCCAGCGGCTACAGCTCCTACACCTCCTATGGATCCACCTTGGCCACATCCTATGCAGACAGCAACAAAATTGGCTTCAAAACCAGCTACCTGCCTTCCCCCCGCTACCATCACGCAGGGCTGTCCCCAACCAGTGGCTATGACAGCAGCCGGCTGCCCCTGTACTCTGACTCCAGCATCCGCCTGAGCCCCACGTACATCCGCACCCAGTCCCGGCCACCCGGCAACGGGCTGAGTGGGGGTGCTTGCTACACCTTCACAGGGTCCCCCAGCAGTCCCCCGGGCTACCTGCCCACCGCAGCATCTCTCAGCCGCCGCAAATCCATCAGCCACTCGGACCTGGCACGGGAATTTTCGGGGCTGCACGCCTCAGACAGTGTCTACACACCCATCCCTGGCCCCCTCAGCACCACCCGGAGCCACCAGGAGCTCGGTGCCCTGCAGGGACTCTACCAGGCTACCGTGCGCTCCGACTACGTCCGTGGCTACCTGGACAGCTACGGGAGGAAAAACAGCCATGGCAGCCTCCAGACGGGGCCCCTCAGCCCCTCACAGGGAACCCTCGGCTCTGCCCTGCCACCCTCGGGCACCCGCTGCGCCAGCCAGCCCTGCGAGAGTGATGACGGCTACTGCGACATGCCCACCCGGGACCCTACG agctccaaGGCAGTGCAGGGACTGACCGGCTTGCGAAACCTCGGCAATACG TGCTTCATGAACTCCATTCTGCAGTGCCTGAGCAACACCAAGGAGCTGCGGGATTACTGCTTGCAGAACCAGTACCTGCGGGACCTCAACAACAACAGCCGCATGCGCACCGCGCTCATGACAG AGTTTGCAAAGCTGATTCAGCTGCTCTGGACCTCGTCCCCCAATGATAGTGTGAGCCCCTCTGAGTTCAAGACACAGATCCAGAGATACGCCCCCCGCTTTGTCGGCTACAA CCAGCAGGATGCGCAGGAGTTCCTGCGGTTCCTCCTCGACGGGCTGCACAGTGAGGTGAACCGTGTGCTGGTGCGGCCGCGGGCCAGCACAGACACCCTGGACCACCTCCC TGACGATGAGAAGAGCCGCCAGATGTGGAGGAGGTACCAGGAGAGGGAGGACAGCCGCATCAGTG ACCTCTTTGTTGGGCAGCTGAAGAGTTCACTGACCTGCAGCGAGTGCGGCTACTGCTCCACAGCCTTTGACCCCTTCTGGGACTTGTCCCTGCCCATCCCCAAG AAAGGCTACGGGGAGGTCACCCTCATGGACTGCCTACGGCTCTTCACCAAAGAGGATGTGTTGGACGGGGACGAGAAACCG ACATGTTGTCGCTGCAAAGCCAGGACGAGGTGCACAAAGAAATTCAGCATCCAGAAGTTCCCCAAGATCCTGGTGCTTC ACCTCAAGCGCTTCTCAGAGTCCAGGATACGAACGAGCAAGCTCACCACCTTCGTCAACTTCCAACTGAAGGACCTGGACCTCCGGGAGTTTGCCTCACAGAGCTGCA ACCATGCCATTTACAACCTCTACGCTGTCTCCAACCACTCGGGCACCACCATGGGGGGACACTACACCGCCTACTGCAAGAGCCCCGTCTCCAGCGAGTGGCACAGTTTCAACGACTCCCG tgttaCCCCGATGTCATCCAGCCACGTCCGCAGCAGCGATGCCTACCTGCTCTTCTACGAGCTGGCCAGCCCATCTTCCCGCATGTAG
- the MFRP gene encoding membrane frizzled-related protein, with the protein MKDFTEITLCPETLDNSKTEFCNPVFEGEEPQAVPNAKRPPEEDGTSPASPRDGLGRQLWAQAGWRYRADCKFTWLCVALMSAVLLFLIALLLGIIIHQLTSPQPPGAPAAALPAHGTASTTAAPTRRDPPAPKTAATPSQSWLPTAGTLAPPAPACGGTLRGPEGSFSSPNYPGPYPPDALCIWHIEVGPGLAIQLKMETFNVEGTASCLFDRVELYEELGAGSTDPALDRGGPTRFCGNVVPPTFNSNSNHLRVIFVSDSSVGAPGFSARYRAVAPSEKSCAWDEHLCDQGLCLHLGFVCDGFHDCTDKSDEANCSLKHKECGGPLTALEGHFSTPSHPRPYPHQQLCLWQISVPMGHVIDLHFHNFSLESHEDCSFDFVEVHDSTGTGAASLMGRFCGHQLPPTLTSSRHVMTILFVADEGVADDGFFATYQARNATEKTCSPAEFSCGNGECRALESVCDGWHDCPDGTDELNCTGVSYPAFGSVCEPVEVEMCLGLGYNATSFPNIWLAIPDQEGAAEVLQDYQTLMELACYQHLRLLICSLFVPKCTPDGGVLQPCRAVCLAAELRCQQSLGLLGILWPINCNILPDSNDPIECFQP; encoded by the exons ATGAAAGACTTCACTGAAATCACTCTTTGCCCCGAGACTCTGGACAACAGCAAG ACTGAGTTCTGCAACCCCGTCTTCGAGGGCGAGGAGCCCCAGGCAGTGCCAAATGCCAAGCGCCCACCAGAGGAGGACGGGACCAGCCCTGCATCACCCCGGGATGGCCTTG GTCGGCAGCTCTGGGCCCAGGCAGGCTGGCGGTACCGTGCCGACTGCAAGTTCACCTGGCTCTGTGTGGCTCTGATGAGCGccgtcctcctcttcctcattgcCCTCCTGCTGGGCATCATCATCCACC AGCTGACATCCCCGCAGCCACCCGgtgccccagctgcagccctgcccgcccATGGCACCGCCTCCACCACCGCAGCACCCACCCGAAGagaccccccagcccccaaaacaGCTGCCACCCCAAGTCAGAGCTGGCTGCCCACAGCTGGCACGCTGGCACCGCCAGCACCGG CCTGTGGTGGGACCCTGCGGGGCCCCGAGGGCTCCTTCAGCTCCCCCAACTATCCCGGCCCCTACCCACCCGACGCACTCTGCATCTGGCACATCGAGGTGGGCCCTGGCCTCGCCATCCAGCTGAAGATGGAGACGTTCAACGTGGAGGGCACTGCCTCCTGCCTCTTTGATCGTGTGGAGCTCTACGAggagctgggggctggcagcACGGATCCTGCCCTGGATCGGGGGGGCCCAACCAG GTTTTGCGGCAATGTGGTCCCCCCGACCTTCAACAGCAACTCCAACCACCTGCGTGTCATCTTCGTCTCTGACAGCAGCGTGGGCGCCCCAGGCTTCAGTGCCCGCTACCGTGCTGTGGCTCCCAGCGAGA AGAGTTGTGCCTGGGACGAGCACTTGTGCGATCAGGGGCTCTGCCTCCACCTGGGCTTCGTCTGCGACGGCTTCCACGACTGCACGGACAAGAGCGATGAGGCCAACTGCAGCCTGAAACACAAAG AATGTGGGGGACCGCTGACTGCCTTGGAGGGGCACTTCTCCACCCCGAGCCATCCTCGGCCATACCCGCACCAGCAG ctgtGCCTCTGGCAGATCTCGGTGCCCATGGGCCACGTCATCGACCTGCACTTCCACAACTTCAGCCTGGAGTCGCATGAGGATTGCAGCTTCGACTTTGTGGAGGTGCACGACAGCACGGGCACAGGGGCCGCCAGCCTCATGGGCAG GTTCTGTGGCCACCAGCTGCCACCCACCCTGACCTCCTCACGCCATGTCATGACCATCCTCTTCGTGGCAGACGAGGGAGTAGCTGACGACGGGTTCTTCGCCACCTACCAAGCCCGCAATGCAACAGAGA AGACCTGCAGCCCTGCGGAGTTCTCCTGCGGAAACGGTGAGTGCCGGGCGCTGGAGTCTGTGTGTGATGGCTGGCATGACTGTCCTGATGGCACTGACGAGCTCAACTGCACTGGGGTCTCCTACCCAGCCTTTG GCTCTGTCTGTGAGCCTGTGGAAGTGGAGATGTGCTTAGGGCTGGGCTACAATGCCACCTCCTTCCCCAACATCTGGCTGGCCATACCGGACCAGGAGGGAGCCGCCGAGGTGCTGCAGGACTACCAG ACGCTGATGGAGCTCGCCTGCTACCAGCACCTCCGTCTCCTCATCTGCAGCCTCTTTGTGCCCAAGTGCACCCCAGATGGTGGTGTCCTGCAGCCCTGCCGAGCCGTGTGTCTGGCTGCCGAGCTGCGGTGCCAGCAGTCCCTCGGCCTCCTCGGCATCCTCTGGCCCATCAACTGCAACATCCTGCCCGACTCCAATGACCCCATAGAGTGCTTCCAGCCCTGA
- the THY1 gene encoding thy-1 membrane glycoprotein, translating into MNPTVGIAVILTVLQVAHCQMIKDLSACLLGQSLRVDCRYENKTSNPLTYEFSITKDNRKHVIHSTISVSENIYRSRANVTMHKNLVCLYLQSFTTSDEGVYMCELKATNDYTGNQIKNITVIKDKLEKCAGFSLLIQNTSWLLLLLLSLPLLQAVDFVSL; encoded by the exons atgaacCCCACCGTTGGCATCGCTGTCATCCTGACAG TCCTCCAGGTTGCCCACTGCCAGATGATCAAGGACCTGAGTGCCTGCCTGCTGGGCCAGAGCCTCCGGGTGGACTGCCGTTATGAGAACAAAACCAGCAATCCCCTGACCTACGAGTTCAGCATCACCAAGGACAACAGGAAGCACGTCATCCACAGCACCATCAGCGTCTCTGAGAACATCTACCGGAGCCGAGCCAACGTCACGATGCACAAGAACCTGGTGTGCCTCTACCTGCAGAGCTTCACCACCAGTGATGAGGGTGTCTACATGTGCGAGCTGAAGGCCACCAACGACTACACCGGCAACCAGATAAAGAACATCACTGTCATCAAAG ACAAACTGGAGAAATGCGCCGGCTTCAGCCTCTTGATCCAGAACACTTCatggctcctgctgcttctcctttccctgcctctcctgcaaGCCGTGGACTTCGTGTCCCTGTGA
- the USP2 gene encoding ubiquitin carboxyl-terminal hydrolase 2 isoform X2 — MRDSYTVTLPEEPPALPDLHKDLRPRTSMPGSLLVSTFVGLVLNKTKSSKAVQGLTGLRNLGNTCFMNSILQCLSNTKELRDYCLQNQYLRDLNNNSRMRTALMTEFAKLIQLLWTSSPNDSVSPSEFKTQIQRYAPRFVGYNQQDAQEFLRFLLDGLHSEVNRVLVRPRASTDTLDHLPDDEKSRQMWRRYQEREDSRISDLFVGQLKSSLTCSECGYCSTAFDPFWDLSLPIPKKGYGEVTLMDCLRLFTKEDVLDGDEKPTCCRCKARTRCTKKFSIQKFPKILVLHLKRFSESRIRTSKLTTFVNFQLKDLDLREFASQSCNHAIYNLYAVSNHSGTTMGGHYTAYCKSPVSSEWHSFNDSRVTPMSSSHVRSSDAYLLFYELASPSSRM, encoded by the exons ATGAGGGACTCCTACACGGTGACGCTGCCCGAGGAGCCCCCCGCGCTCCCCGACCTTCACAAGGACCTGCGTCCCCGCACCTCCATGCCAGGGTCCCTGCTGGTCTCCACCTTCGTCGGGCTTGTCCTCAACAAGACCAAG agctccaaGGCAGTGCAGGGACTGACCGGCTTGCGAAACCTCGGCAATACG TGCTTCATGAACTCCATTCTGCAGTGCCTGAGCAACACCAAGGAGCTGCGGGATTACTGCTTGCAGAACCAGTACCTGCGGGACCTCAACAACAACAGCCGCATGCGCACCGCGCTCATGACAG AGTTTGCAAAGCTGATTCAGCTGCTCTGGACCTCGTCCCCCAATGATAGTGTGAGCCCCTCTGAGTTCAAGACACAGATCCAGAGATACGCCCCCCGCTTTGTCGGCTACAA CCAGCAGGATGCGCAGGAGTTCCTGCGGTTCCTCCTCGACGGGCTGCACAGTGAGGTGAACCGTGTGCTGGTGCGGCCGCGGGCCAGCACAGACACCCTGGACCACCTCCC TGACGATGAGAAGAGCCGCCAGATGTGGAGGAGGTACCAGGAGAGGGAGGACAGCCGCATCAGTG ACCTCTTTGTTGGGCAGCTGAAGAGTTCACTGACCTGCAGCGAGTGCGGCTACTGCTCCACAGCCTTTGACCCCTTCTGGGACTTGTCCCTGCCCATCCCCAAG AAAGGCTACGGGGAGGTCACCCTCATGGACTGCCTACGGCTCTTCACCAAAGAGGATGTGTTGGACGGGGACGAGAAACCG ACATGTTGTCGCTGCAAAGCCAGGACGAGGTGCACAAAGAAATTCAGCATCCAGAAGTTCCCCAAGATCCTGGTGCTTC ACCTCAAGCGCTTCTCAGAGTCCAGGATACGAACGAGCAAGCTCACCACCTTCGTCAACTTCCAACTGAAGGACCTGGACCTCCGGGAGTTTGCCTCACAGAGCTGCA ACCATGCCATTTACAACCTCTACGCTGTCTCCAACCACTCGGGCACCACCATGGGGGGACACTACACCGCCTACTGCAAGAGCCCCGTCTCCAGCGAGTGGCACAGTTTCAACGACTCCCG tgttaCCCCGATGTCATCCAGCCACGTCCGCAGCAGCGATGCCTACCTGCTCTTCTACGAGCTGGCCAGCCCATCTTCCCGCATGTAG
- the C1QTNF5 gene encoding complement C1q tumor necrosis factor-related protein 5, whose amino-acid sequence MADEMKELFLLFFLGLITSSLQIEDNKIPGLCSGQPGIPGTPGLHGGQGLPGRDGRDGRDGAMGMPGEKGEMGPPGAPGPRGEVGSPGVDGMHGEKGAQGECAVAPRSAFSAKRSESRSPPLADQPIRFDVVLINEQGHYDPATGKFTCEVPGLYYFAVHATVYRASLQFDIMKNGQSIASFFQYYGNWPKPTSLSGGALVRLEPEDEVWVQVGVGDYIGFYASVKTDSTFTGFLVYSYWQNSAVFA is encoded by the exons aTGGCAGACGAGATGAAggagctcttcctcctcttcttcctcggGCTCATCACCAGCTCCTTGCAGATCGAAGACAACAAGATCCCTGGGCTGTGCTCAGGGCAGCCGGGCATCCCGGGGACCCCGGGCCTGCACGGGGGCCAGGGTCTGCCAGGCAGAGACGGACGAGATGGCCGGGACGGGGCGATGGGGATGCCCGGGGAGAAGGGCGAGATGGGCCCTCCTG GAGCGCCCGGTCCCCGCGGGGAGGTGGGCAGTCCCGGCGTGGACGGCATGCATGGTGAGAAGGGGGCACAGGGCGAGTGCGCAGTGGCCCCCCGCTCAGCCTTCAGTGCCAAGCGCTCCGAGTCGCGCAGCCCGCCGCTGGCCGACCAGCCCATTCGCTTCGACGTGGTGCTCATCAACGAGCAGGGCCACTACGACCCTGCCACGGGCAAATTCACCTGCGAGGTGCCTGGCCTCTACTACTTTGCTGTCCACGCCACCGTCTACCGCGCCAGTCTCCAGTTCGACATCATGAAGAACGGCCAGTCCATCGCCTCCTTCTTCCAGTACTACGGGAACTGGCCCAAGCCCACCTCGCTCTCGGGGGGGGCCCTGGTCCGCCTGGAGCCCGAGGACGAGGTGTGGGTGCAGGTGGGCGTGGGGGACTACATCGGCTTCTACGCCAGCGTCAAGACGGACAGCACCTTCACCGGCTTCCTCGTCTACTCCTACTGGCAAAACTCCGCCGTCTTCGCCTGA